In a single window of the Vitis vinifera cultivar Pinot Noir 40024 chromosome 6, ASM3070453v1 genome:
- the LOC104879538 gene encoding uncharacterized protein LOC104879538: MEHHLELKSISRNQQILGKAEKILSPQVSQSKKVGDRLKSEKFNLSYADLHHEITKSVDNILPKSLGNHLKQRVEGKATEDEELVKYMSNLPSYLERRENFQEKALSFGVLDWGRLEKWQYDHKQIPNKSGRHSSSSSNSSSLFSTDESSTHSSGGHSCSPTRQRIRRPTLQSHLKASPAEGFSEGVKFFGGNAGKFQDLNAPSGTPFSGQQRFIKTNQSSCQIQSEIKLEKCKINSSNPKASAEMRTSTNLENCEMASCSKGKMKIQDGDFAERKEGSKEPNPIIIFKECPKKYRTAVAHSPRDLPKNGHSGLSQLPGSSAARGSTEAPQRSFSERSNSTKVHSAKLYSGIPHSCPLPCDVDSSKASQIKQPSSMDVGSIKVPFDASVCPTNLVRSKNPEEKKPTIVPTNSTAREPSEGSDLKKGTVAAAKVRNSSPTRRFSISMSRIIRSSSSKDGMAIPPLSSSHVDTKSGPDRAMAACMDSYSDGQNATSRARSSPLRRLLDPLLKPKAGNSHQFPEPLQKDSTSIDRSYLSSKEQLDSSNSRSGKVKLDLSSCRTINVNDSYRNKKHGSLPMQALLQVAVKNGLPLFTFAVDGDKDILAATMRKSTIGKDDYSWIYTFFTISEVKKKNRSWINQGQKGKGHGYIPNVVAQMKVSDSQFSSLTICNSTKQFSLREFVLFAVDLRQADEQTSNIQPNDELAAMVVKIPKENTGSSIKDEQQSSYFNDLSASVSNGNSPEVKCQPVWEENVQNQPFAGSQDHFITKVILPSGVHSLPNKGEPSRLLERWKSGGSCDCGGWDMGCKLRVLVNQNQHRKKPSPPTTDRFELFSLEGVEADEPIFSMSSFKDGIYSAEFSSPLSLLQAFSICIAVLNSRTQPSEMSNPSEERSDGIIKAPNQVQGEAAARYVSYPPLSPVGRV; the protein is encoded by the exons ATGGAACATCATTTGGAGCTCAAAAGTATTTCAAGGAATCAGCAAATCTTGGGGAAAGCAGAGAAGATCTTATCACCTCAAGTGAGCCAAAGTAAAAAGGTGGGAGACAGGTTGAAATCAGAGAAATTTAACTTGTCTTATGCCGATCTTCATCATGAAATAACAAAGAGTGTGGACAATATCCTGCCTAAATCTTTAGGGAATCACCTAAAGCAACGGGTTGAGGGTAAGGCAACTGAAGACGAAGAGCTTGTCAAGTACATGTCAAATCTGCCAAGTTATCTGGAGAGGCGAGAAAACTTCCAGGAGAAAGCTTTGAGTTTTGGGGTCCTTGACTGGGGTCGTCTTGAAAAATGGCAATATGATCATAAACAGATCCCCAACAAAAGTGGGAGACATTCATCATCCAGTAGCAATAGCTCCTCTCTTTTCTCAACAGATGAATCATCCACCCATTCTAGCGGAGGTCACAGTTGCTCTCCTACACGTCAAAGGATTCGTCGCCCTACACTGCAATCTCATCTGAAAGCATCTCCTGCAGAAGGCTTTTCTGAAGGTGTCAAATTCTTTGGAGGAAATGCTGGAAAGTTTCAAGATCTTAATGCCCCCAGTGGTACCCCCTTCAGTGGGCAGCAAAGGTTTATCAAAACAAATCAGTCTTCTTGCCAAATCCAATCAGAAATCAAGCTGGAAAAGTGCAAGATAAATAGTTCAAACCCAAAGGCCTCTGCAGAAATGAGGACTTCaacaaatttggaaaattgtGAGATGGCTTCCTGCTCAAAGGGAAAGATGAAAATTCAAGATGGTGATTTTGCAGAGAGAAAGGAGGGCTCAAAAGAACCAAatcctattattattttcaaagagTGCCCCAAAAAATACAGAACAGCAGTTGCCCATTCGCCAAGAGATCTCCCCAAGAATGGTCATTCGGGATTATCTCAGCTTCCTGGTTCATCAGCTGCTCGAGGATCAACAGAAGCACCCCAAAGAAGTTTTTCAGAGAGATCTAACTCTACAAAGGTTCACTCTGCAAAGCTCTATTCTGGCATTCCACATTCATGCCCATTGCCCTGTGATGTTGATAGTAGTAAGGCCTCACAGATCAAACAACCAAGCTCCATGGATGTAGGGAGTATCAAGGTTCCTTTTGATGCATCAGTGTGTCCAACAAATCTGGTCAGAAGCAAAAatccagaagaaaaaaaaccaaccaTAGTGCCTACAAATTCAACTGCAAGAGAACCTTCTGAGGGATCAGATCTGAAGAAAGGCACAGTTGCTGCTGCAAAAGTGAGAAACTCTTCTCCTACTCGTCGGTTTAGCATCAGTATGAGTAGGATAATCAGAAGTTCTAGCTCCAAAGATGGTATGGCTATACCACCATTGAGCTCTTCACATGTTGATACAAAATCTGGTCCGGATAGAGCTATGGCTGCCTGCATGGATAGTTATAGTGATGGACAAAATGCTACCAGCAGGGCCAGGTCCAGCCCTCTGAGAAGATTACTCGACCCATTACTGAAGCCAAAGGCAGGAAACAGCCATCAGTTTCCTGAGCCTTTACAGAAGGATTCAACATCAATTGATAGGAGCTACCTATCATCCAAAGAACAGTTAGATTCTTCTAATTCACGGTCAGGAAAAGTAAAATTGGATCTGAGCAGTTGTAGGACAATCAATGTCAATGATTCGTATCGGAATAAGAAGCATGGATCATTGCCAATGCAAGCTCTTCTACAAGTTGCAGTTAAGAATGGTCTTCCTCTGTTTACATTTGCAGTTGACGGTGACAAGGACATTCTTGCTGCCACAATGAGGAAGTCTACCATAGGGAAGGATGACTACAGCTGGATCTACACATTCTTCACCATTAGTGAAGTCAAGAAAAAGAATAGAAGCTGGATAAATCAAGGACAAAAAGGCAAAGGTCATGGTTACATCCCGAATGTTGTTGCCCAGATGAAGGTGTCTGATTCTCAGTTTTCCAGTTTGACAATATGCAATTCTACAAAGCAATTCAGCCTGAGGGAATTTGTTTTGTTTGCTGTCGACCTAAGACAGGCTGATGAGCAAACATCAAACATCCAGCCAAATGATGAGCTTGCAGCGATGGTTGTCAAGATCCCAAAAGAGAACACTGGAAGTTCAATTAAAGATGAGCAGCAGAGCAGCTATTTCAATGATTTATCAGCGAGTGTTTCCAATGGTAATTCTCCCGAGGTGAAGTGTCAACCTGTTTGGGAGGAAAATGTGCAGAATCAGCCCTTTGCTGGAAGCCAAGACCATTTTATCACAAAAGTCATTCTTCCAAGCGGTGTTCATAGTCTACCCAATAAAGGAGAACCTTCCCGGCTGCTTGAGAGATGGAAATCAGGTGGATCATGCGACTGTGGCGGTTGGGATATGGGTTGCAAACTGAGGGTTCTTGTCAACCAGAATCAACACAGGAAGAAACCAAGCCCACCCACCACAGATAGATTTGAGCTTTTCTCACTG GAAGGAGTTGAAGCAGACGAGCCTATATTCAGCATGTCCTCATTCAAGGATGGCATCTATTCAGCTGAATTCAGTTCACCACTCTCACTTCTACAGGCATTCTCCATCTGTATAGCAGTCTTGAACAGCCGGACGCAACCCTCAGAAATGAGCAACCCTTCTGAAGAAAGAAGCGACGGCATAATAAAGGCTCCTAATCAGGTCCAAGGAGAGGCTGCTGCACGCTATGTCTCATATCCACCCCTTTCTCCAGTGGGGAGAGTCTAG